A stretch of Stigmatopora argus isolate UIUO_Sarg chromosome 22, RoL_Sarg_1.0, whole genome shotgun sequence DNA encodes these proteins:
- the endou2 gene encoding uridylate-specific endoribonuclease B, whose translation MIASEKELSAMVQELWDNDVNRLRPGTDYRISLQGKAGDTMAIIDDDNDGAGYPLFKFVDENIFQKETFLTFISLLDNYVSDTGEPEIVTPEEVAENHKFLDSIIKTPTMKIAHKYLVDKKLSPQDEKQFKEQLYRIWFELYARKGSSRPDSSGFEHVFVGETRGGRTVIGFHNWIQLYLQEKLGHIDYKGYSVTANSPQPDENKHILALQFSWKNGIKPKGSIFIGVSPEFEFALYTLCFLSSPNERVKVQFSFYDVEIVCHHYNQKHIGTTYPILLKYQKNT comes from the exons ATGATTGCGAGTGAGAAAGAGCTGTCGGCCATGGTTCAGGAATTGTGGGATAATGATGTCAATCGTCTACGACCTGGAACCGACTACAGAATATCCTTGCAG GGCAAAGCCGGAGACACCATGGCCATCATTGACGACGACAACGACGGGGCGGGATATCCGCTGTTTAAATTTGTCGACGAAAATATTTTCCAGAAGGAGACCTTTTTAA caTTTATCTCCTTGTTGGATAACTATGTGAGTGATACTGGGGAGCCAGAAATTGTTACCCCTGAGGAGGTGGCGGAGAACCACAAGTTCCTGGATTCTATTATTAAGACCCCCACTATGAAG ATAGCTCATAAATACCTGGTGGACAAGAAGCTATCCCCCCAAGATGAGAAACAATTCAAAGAGCAGCTCTACAGAATCTGGTTTGAACTCTATGCAAGGAAAGGCTCCAGCAG GCCGGATTCATCGGGTTTCGAACACGTGTTTGTCGGAGAAACCAGAGGAGGGCGGACGGTCATAGGCTTTCACAATTGGATCCAGCTTTACCTGCAGGAGAAGTTGGGACACATTGACTACAAAGGCTACAGCGTCACCGCCAATTCCCCGCAG CCGGACGAaaacaagcacattttggccctgcAGTTCAGCTGGAAAAACGGTATCAAGCCCAAAGGCAGCATCTTCATTGGCGTCAGTCCCGAGTTCGAGTTTGCCCTCTACACTTTGTGTTTCCTCAGCTCGCCCAATGAGCGGGTTAAAGTCCAGTTCAGTTTCTATGATGTGGAGATTGTGTGCCACCACTACAACCAGAAGCACATAGGTACCACTTACCCCATACTCCTTAAGTACCAGAAAAACACTTAA